The following are encoded in a window of Oncorhynchus mykiss isolate Arlee chromosome Y, USDA_OmykA_1.1, whole genome shotgun sequence genomic DNA:
- the fhdc3 gene encoding FH2 domain containing 3: MEGAVVIATHPPPPPGPSQLPHTPPNTQESSLHPTPEPPPPPPPPPPPPPPPASPRGGCDAFSRRVHRRSKMRNFNWDAIPRQSVLGKKNVWTSQRAMVDFELDTQRMEEMFSQSDTQLPLRKTGPVKKTIRGLSLSTQGLQRVLILNSKKSMNVGIFLKQFKRPVRDIVDDVRRGNWLRFGAGKLKELCKLLPEEGEVKKLRSFSGDLTQLCEPDLFMVLLVKVPGYVERLRTLMLREELFPLIDEMKHSIAVMTKAANELLVCDDLHSIIRLVLKAGNYMNAGGYAGSAIGFRMASLLKLADTKANKPGMNLLHYVTMQAQEIDVALLNFPEQLQHIGMAARVQKQEVELDFQREAEKVKEAKMDASTQPELQLQMETFLMRAEARLADLQACLLNLNSLSQAVAEYFCEDPATFRLEVCCSIFHSFCERFNRAVQENREREAAELRRRQRERFCNVAKRRSTATCSDLEPAGPGSAMESILHSFLTTIHPRGPARRRRHHLPPVMLSPIGGSPIELCPKSNPLADEPETRADPGPSRFTRPGGSTLGGEAGVVTPRKDQEDQGQREKKRGEGWSRELGSPDAVVERLDGGVEEDSYLDPPSEQKEKENEGEAATPGDQWRCFGSNRAYSINQKRTPKSCGRRSLSSIDQKRTSKSCGRRSLSSIDQKRTSKSCGRRSLSSIDQKRTSKSCGRRSLSPRQHTPPTQEEEEKEEVQRMRVVSRKMLHYQTGRGRLSADLEHSELPELGDKASLVPQNHTPQRNTPHPLHPNPISQPSTPHPREMREVDLALCNSMGNLGSPWTILSPHISPQNQTPHRRHSFFAPSADDGLDDGVWSLPPTPTRPTTPTRPSTASHPSTATCPPLVLLGRMRAMEGPSDLHGEAGRGPMSLPDCPSQRALSQGPMLRSLSLDETGGSQAPGFRFRLGDLFQRRTALWAPVGAETETGFATEAHKPLERQNSSSGIVSFFRRFGERR; this comes from the exons ATGGAAGGAGCTGTAGTCATAGCAactcatccccctcctccccctggccCCTCTCAACTCCCTCACACACCTCCAAACACACAGGagtcatctctccatcccacccctgaacctcctcctcccccacctcccccacccccacccccacctccccCCGCCTCCCCAAGAGGAGGCTGCGACGCCTTCTCCCGTAGAGTACATCGTCGTTCCAAGATGAGGAACTTTAACTGGGATGCCATCCCCCGCCAGTCAGTCCTTGGGAAGAAGAACGTGTGGACGTCCCAGAGGGCCATGGTGGATTTTGAGCTGGACACCCAGAGGATGGAGGAGATGTTTAGCCAGTCTGACACTCAACTGCCTCTGCGAAAGACTGGGCCTGTCAAGAAGACCATCAGGGGCCTGTCCCTATCCACACAGGGCCTACAGAGG GTCTTAATCCTCAACTCTAAGAAGAGTATGAATGTTGGGATCTTTCTGAAGCAGTTCAAGAG GCCGGTGAGGGACATAGTGGATGACGTCAGAAGGGGGAACTGGCTGAGGTTTGGAGCAGGAAAACTTAAGGAGCTCTGTAAACTACTGCCAGAGGAGGGAGAG GTGAAGAAGCTGCGGTCGTTCAGTGGAGACCTGACCCAGCTGTGTGAGCCGGAcctcttcatggtgctgcttgttAAAGTACCTGG CTATGTGGAGCGTCTGAGGACTCTGATGCTGAGAGAAGAACTGTTCCCTCTGATAGATGAGATGAAGCACTCCATCGCTGTCATGACCAAAGCAGCTAATG agCTGTTGGTCTGTGATGACCTCCACTCAATCATCCGCCTGGTGTTGAAGGCCGGGAACTACATGAATGCT GGCGGGTACGCTGGCAGTGCCATCGGTTTCAGGATGGCATCTCTACTAAAGCTGGCAGACACCAAGGCCAACAAACCTGGCATGAACCTCTTGCACTACGTCACCATG caAGCACAGGAAATAGACGTTGCCCTGCTGAACTTCCCTGAGCAGCTTCAACACATTGGCATGGCTGCAAG ggtGCAGAAGCAGGAGGTGGAGTTAGACTTTCAGAGGGAGGCGGAGAAGGTGAAGGAAGCTAAGATGGACGCCAGCACACAGCCTGAGCTTCAGTTACAGATGGAGACCTTCCTCATG AGGGCGGAGGCCAGGCTGGCTGacctccaggcctgtctgttgaaCCTCAACTCCCTGAGCCAAGCTGTGGCAGAGTATTTCTgtgaagacccagccacgtttcgaCTGGAGGTCTGCTGCTCCATATTCCACTCATTCTGTGAGCGCTTCAACAGGGCTGTTCAG GAGAACCGTGAGCGTGAGGCAGCCGAGCTGAGacgcaggcagagggagaggttcTGTAATGTGGCCAAGCGTCGTTCCACTGCCACCTGCTCTGACCTGGAGCCCGCCGGGCCTGGCTCTGCCATGGAGTCTATCCTCCACAGCTTCCTGACCACCATACACCCCAGGGGCCCGGCAAGGCGCAGACGCCACCACCTCCCCCCTGTGATGTTGTCCCCCATCGGGGGCTCGCCCATTGAACTCTGCCCCAAGTCCAACCCCCTGGCCGATGAGCCAGAGACTAGAGCTGATCCAGGGCCTAGCCGGTTCACCAGACCAGGAGGGAGCACCCTGGGTGGGGAGGCAGGTGTGGTGACACCCAGGAAGGACCAGGAGGACCAGGggcagagggagaagaagagaggggagggctgGTCCAGGGAGCTGGGTAGCCCTGATGCAGTGGTGGAGAGGTTGgatgggggggtggaggaggactCCTATCTGGACCCCCCTTCAGAGCAGAAGGAGAAGGAAAACGAGGGGGAGGCAGCGACCCCAGGGGACCAGTGGAGATGTTTTGGGTCAAATAGAGCCTATTCCATCAACCAGAAACGGACCCCTAAGAGCTGTGGCCGCCGCAGCCTGTCGTCCATCGACCAGAAACGGACCAGTAAGAGCTGTGGCCGCCGCAGCCTGTCGTCCATCGACCAGAAACGGACCAGTAAGAGCTGTGGCCGCCGCAGCCTGTCGTCCATCGACCAGAAACGGACCAGTAAGAGCTGTGGCCGCCGCAGCCTGTCCCCTCGCCAACACACACCCCCCacccaggaggaggaggagaaggaagaggtgcAGAGGATGCGTGTCGTGTCCAGGAAGATGCTTCACTACCAGACTGGCCGAGGCAGGCTATCTGCTGACCTAGAACATTCTGAACTGCCAGAGTTGGGTGACAAAGCGAGCCTCGTCCCCCAAAACCACACCCCCCAACGCAACACACCTCACCCTCTCCACCCCAACCCTATTTCGCAACCCTCCACCCCTCACcccagggagatgagagaggtagACCTGGCTCTCTGTAACAGCATGGGGAACCTGGGCTCTCCCTGGACCATCCTCAGCCCCCACATCTCACCCCAAAACCAAACCCCCCACCGACGACACTCCTTCTTCGCCCCCAGCGCCGACGATGGCCTTGATGATGGTGTCTGGTCattgccccccacccccacccgcCCTACCACCCCCACCCGTCCTTCCACCGCCTCCCACCCTTCCACTGCCACCTGCCCCCCTCTGGTGCTGCTGGGGAGGATGAGGGCTATGGAGGGACCCTCAGACCTCCATGGAGAAGCAGGTAGGGGGCCCATGTCCCTGCCTGACTGCCCCAGTCAGAGAGCTCTGTCCCAGGGCCCCATgctccgctctctctccctggatgaGACTGGAGGCAGCCAGGCTCCAGGATTCAGATTCCGCCTTGGGGACCTGTTCCAGAGACGTACCGCACTGTGGGCCCCAGTTGGTGCTGAGACTGAGACGGGGTTTGCTACAGAGGCTCATAAACCCTTGGAGAGGCAGAACAGTAGCTCTGGGATTGTGTCTTTCTTCAGGCGCtttggggagaggagatga